Proteins from a single region of Oncorhynchus nerka isolate Pitt River linkage group LG18, Oner_Uvic_2.0, whole genome shotgun sequence:
- the LOC115146279 gene encoding uncharacterized protein C14orf28 homolog, whose product MESKFCILTETEDLKTLISSTEESLQIERTKTLFEEIRASINNNDEEDRSFWRPVLPWGGVYTIRAGRKAISCTPLYVKISLKNTCTIDGFLMILYVILRDNQSFPREVGIFLGRQFVEHFLYLMDSYDYTTVKMLWIWDRMSKRQYRSVIHHAALEIDLFGNEHENFTKNLETMMSTMQESLCTNWSCPARFQEFIQKTININPPHELPPRDPIQSAVDEFFCPKIILCKELGCNGLREFSQRVFCHGPPPFVILNMQLWKSEELSYVPYHLALSQHRYSLEGATLFNKEEHHYSAAFQIDGYWMHYDGLRSDNLILLNKPPELLLLSSLVYIRASDK is encoded by the exons ATGGAGAGCAAATTCTGCATTTTGACCGAAACAGAAGACCTCAAAACCCTGATTTCGAGCACCGAGGAGAGTCTGCAAATTGAAAG GACCAAGACATTGTTTGAGGAGATCCGTGCATCCATCAACAACAATGATGAAGAGGACCGTTCCTTTTGGAGGCCTGTGCTCCCATGGGGGGGCGTTTACACCATCAGGGCAGGGAGGAAGGCCATCTCATGCACCCCTCTGTATGTTAAGATAAGCCTAAAGAACACCTGCACCATCGATGGGTTCCTCATGATTCTTTATGTAATTTTGAGAGACAACCAGAGCTTTCCCCGGGAGGTGGGCATATTCCTGGGCAGGCAGTTTGTGGAGCATTTCCTCTACCTGATGGACTCGTATGACTACACCACCGTTAAGATGCTGTGGATCTGGGACAGGATGTCCAAGAGGCAGTACCGCTCAGTGATCCACCATGCAGCGTTGGAGATCGACCTGTTTGGTAATGAACATGAGAACTTCACCAAGAACTTGGAGACAATGATGTCTACCATGCAGGAGAGTCTGTGCACCAACTGGAGCTGTCCTGCTCGTTTCCAGGAGTTCATACAGAAAACCATCAACATCAA TCCTCCTCACGAGCTGCCCCCTAGAGATCCCATTCAGTCAGCTGTGGATGAGTTCTTCTGTCCCAAGATCATTCTCTGCAAAGAACTGGG GTGTAATGGGTTGAGGGAGTTCTCTCAGAGGGTCTTCTGCCATGGACCACCTCCTTTTGTCATTCTCAACATGCAGCTTTGGAAGTCTGAGGAGCTGTCCTATGTTCCCTACCATCTAGCCCTATCCCAACACAG GTACTCACTGGAGGGCGCCACACTCTTCAACAAGGAGGAGCATCACTACTCTGCAGCCTTCCAGATAGACGGCTACTGGATGCACTATGACGGGCTGAGGAGCGACAACCTGATTCTGTTAAACAAGCCCCCTgaactcctccttctctcttcccttgtCTACATCCGCGCCTCAGACAAATGA
- the LOC115146278 gene encoding kelch-like protein 28: MDQQAQSYMLASLTRPHSEQLLQGLQLLRQDHELCDIVLRVGDAKIHAHKVVLASISPYFKAMFTGNLSEKETSEVEFQCVDEAALQAIVEYAYTGTVFISQETVESLLPAANLLQVKLVLKECCSFLESQLDAGNCIGISRFAETYGCHDLCLAATKFICQNFEEVCQTEEFFELTRAELDEIVSNDCLKVVTEETVFYALESWIKYDVTERQQHLAQLLHCIRLPLLSVKFLTRLYEANHLIRDDHACKHLLNEALKYHFMPEHRLSYQTVLSTRPRCAPKVLLAVGGKAGLFATLESMEMYFPQTDSWIGLAPLSVPRYEFGVALLDQKVYVVGGIATHMRQGISYRRHESTVERWDPDSNTWSTVERMAECRSTLGVVVLAGELYALGGYDGQYYLQSVEKYVPKVKEWQPVAPMTKSRSCFATAVLDGMVYAIGGYGPAHMNSVERYDPSKDAWEMVAPMADKRINFGVGVMLGFIFVVGGHNGVSHLSSIERYDPHQNQWTACRPMNEPRTGVGSAIVDNYLYVVGGHSGSSYLNTVQRYNPITDSWLDSSGMMYCRCNFGLTAL; encoded by the exons ATGGACCAGCAGGCCCAGTCCTACATGCTTGCCAGTCTGACGCGGCCCCACTCTGAGCAGCTGCTGCAAGGCCTCCAGCTGTTGCGGCAGGACCATGAACTGTGCGACATTGTGCTGCGAGTGGGGGATGCTAAGATCCATGCTCACAAAGTGGTGCTGGCGAGCATCAGCCCTTACTTCAAGGCCATGTTCACGGGAAATCTGTCAGAGAAGGAGACCTCTGAGGTGGAGTTCCAGTGTGTTGATGAGGCTGCGCTACAA GCCATCGTTGAGTATGCCTACACTGGCACAGTATTCATCTCACAGGAAACGGTGGAGTCCCTACTGCCAGCTGCTAACCTACTCCAGGTCAAGCTGGTGCTGAAGGAGTGTTGCTCTTTCCTAGAGAGCCAGCTAGATGCTGGAAATTGTATAGGCATCTCTCGCTTCGCTGAGACCTATGGCTGCCATGATCTCTGCCTGGCTGCCACTAAATTCATCTGCCAGAATTTTGAAGAGGTGTGCCAGACAGAGGAGTTTTTTGAGCTGACACGGGCGGAGCTGGATGAAATAGTGTCAAATGATTGTCTGAAGGTGGTAACAGAAGAGACTGTGTTCTATGCCCTGGAGTCGTGGATCAAATATGATGTCACTGAGCGGCAGCAGCACCTGGCTCAGCTACTGCACTGCATCCGCCTGCCTCTCCTCAGTGTTAAGTTCCTTACCCGCCTCTACGAGGCAAACCACCTTATCCGGGATGACCACGCCTGCAAGCACCTGCTCAACGAGGCTCTCAAATACCATTTCATGCCTGAGCACCGGCTCTCCTACCAGACGGTGTTGTCTACACGGCCACGCTGTGCTCCCAAGGTGCTCCTTGCTGTTGGAGGCAAGGCTGGACTCTTCGCCACCCTCGAGAG CATGGAGATGTATTTCCCTCAGACGGACTCATGGATTGGGCTTGCCCCTCTCAGTGTGCCCCGCTATGAGTTTGGAGTGGCATTGTTGGACCAGAAGGTGTATGTGGTGGGTGGCATTGCCACACACATGCGACAGGGCATTAGCTACCGGAGACATGAGAGTACAGTGGAGAGATGGGACCCTGACAGCAATACCTGGTCCACAGTGGAGCGCATGGCAGAGTGTCGCAGCACCCTGGGGGTAGTGGTCTTGGCTGGGGAGCTCTATGCCCTAGGGGGCTACGACGGCCAGTACTATCTACAGTCTGTGGAAAAATATGTCCCCAAGGTGAAGGAGTGGCAGCCTGTGGCACCCATGACCAAATCACGCAGCTGTTTTGCCACCGCTGTGCTGGATGGCATGGTCTATGCCATCGGAGGCTATGGCCCAGCCCACATGAACAG TGTGGAGCGGTATGACCCCAGCAAGGATGCCTGGGAAATGGTAGCCCCCATGGCAGACAAACGGATCAACTTTGGTGTTGGGGTCATGCTAGGGTTTATATTTGTGGTTGGGGGACACAACGGGGTATCACACCTGTCCAGCATTGAGAGGTATGACCCACACCAGAACCAGTGGACAGCCTGTCGGCCCATGAATGAGCCACGTACAG GGGTTGGCTCAGCGATCGTGGACAACTACCTCTATGTGGTGGGGGGTCACTCGGGGTCATCCTACCTGAACACTGTCCAGCGGTACAACCCCATCACAGACAGCTGGCTGGACTCTAGTGGCATGATGTACTGCCGCTGTAACTTTGGGCTGACTGCTCTTTGA